A stretch of the Medicago truncatula cultivar Jemalong A17 chromosome 5, MtrunA17r5.0-ANR, whole genome shotgun sequence genome encodes the following:
- the LOC11424132 gene encoding WRKY transcription factor 55 isoform X1: MEEVMNFIMRAFELAKNLELELPNITNHPEMLFSSIDEVEKAFNAAKERVMMMLSSQHDTTTTTKPSNSFAQIPSHDVFMQKTQHAQIGGSGSAISMHAHSMDQLLLIQHPFDVSVLLENKMISGGGDVHLLRSRGTLRIGEMGGGRDVEGLDRSKGIEGDQMQGIETPPSRPKKCSRKNDLEKRTEMYPAPQIGNTEMPPEDGFTWRKYGQKEILGRKHPRSYYRCTHQKLYLCPAKKQVQRLDENPNIVEVTYRGEHICHKSLTAPSSYPPPPNLLVNISTIETAISSQGWPPVVNHDLRDGDGSGGPSNSRFGIDYPVADMADVMFNSGSSSGNSMESLFYITEDKGEPDEEKH; the protein is encoded by the exons ATGGAAGAGGTCATGAATTTCATCATGCGTGCTTTTGAATTAGCAAAAAATCTTGAACTAGAACTACCTAACATAACCAACCACCCTGAAATGCTATTCTCATCCATTGATGAAGTAGAAAAAGCATTTAATGCTGCCAAAGAAAGAGTAATGATGATGTTGTCCTCACAACAtgacacaacaacaacaacaaaaccttCTAATTCCTTTGCTCAAATTCCGTCTCATGATGTTTTCATGCAAAAAACTCAACATGCTCAAATTGGTGGAAGTGGAAGTGCAATTTCAATGCATGCACATTCAATGGATCAATTGCTTCTAATTCAACACCCTTTTGATGTGAGTGTTCTACTTGAGAATAAGATGAtaagtggtggtggtgatgttCACTTGTTAAGGTCTAGAGGAACTTTGAGGATTGGTGAAATGGGTGGTGGGAGGGATGTGGAAGGTTTAGATAGATCAAAAGGGATAGAAGGAGATCAAATGCAAGGAATAGAAACACCACCTTCAAGACCAAAAAAATG CAGCAGGAAGAATGATTTGGAGAAGAGAACAGAGATGTATCCAGCACCTCAGATTGGAAACACTGAAATGCCACCAGAAGATGGCTTTACTTGGAGAAAATATGGCCAAAAAGAAATACTTGGCCGCAAGCACCCAAG AAGTTACTATAGGTGCACAcaccaaaaattatatttgtgtCCAGCCAAGAAGCAAGTGCAAAGACTTGATGAAAACCCTAACATAGTTGAAGTAACATATAGAGGTGAACACATTTGTCACAAATCCTTAACAGCACCATCATCATATCCACCACCACCAAACCTACTTGTCAACATTAGTACCATTGAGACTGCCATTTCTTCCCAAGGGTGGCCACCTGTGGTGAACCACGACCTCAGGGACGGAGACGGTAGTGGTGGACCCTCTAATTCAAGATTCGGCATTGATTATCCGGTGGCCGATATGGCGGATGTAATGTTCAACTCGGGTAGTAGCAGTGGCAATAGTATGGAATCACTCTTTTATATAACTGAAGATAAAGGTGAACCTGATGAGGAGAAACACTGA
- the LOC112422139 gene encoding loricrin-like: protein MGSGGSLKFTSGDGRSGRGATESGGSFKFTSGDGRSGRDPMGSGGSLKFTSGDGRREGGAMGIGGSLKFTSGDGRSGGGTMGNGGSLKFTSSDGRSDGGAMGIGGSLKFTSCDDHVTGEAG, encoded by the coding sequence ATGGGAAGTGGTGGATCATTGAAGTTCACATCAGGTGACGGGAGAAGTGGGAGAGGTGCGACGGAAAGTGGTGGATCATTCAAGTTCACATCAGGTGACGGGAGAAGTGGGAGAGATCCGATGGGAAGCGGTGGATCATTAAAGTTCACATCAGGTGACGGGAGAAGGGAGGGAGGTGCGATGGGAATTGGTGGATCATTGAAGTTCACATCAGGTGACGGGAGAAGCGGGGGAGGTACGATGGGAAATGGTGGATCATTGAAATTCACATCAAGTGACGGGAGAAGTGATGGAGGTGCGATGGGAATTGGTGGATCATTGAAGTTCACATCATGTGACGATCATGTGACGGGAGAAGCGGGGTAG
- the LOC11424132 gene encoding WRKY transcription factor 55 isoform X2 → MEEVMNFIMRAFELAKNLELELPNITNHPEMLFSSIDEVEKAFNAAKERVMMMLSSQHDTTTTTKPSNSFAQIPSHDVFMQKTQHAQIGGSGSAISMHAHSMDQLLLIQHPFDVSVLLENKMISGGGDVHLLRSRGTLRIGEMGGGRDVEGLDRSKGIEGDQMQGIETPPSRPKKCRKNDLEKRTEMYPAPQIGNTEMPPEDGFTWRKYGQKEILGRKHPRSYYRCTHQKLYLCPAKKQVQRLDENPNIVEVTYRGEHICHKSLTAPSSYPPPPNLLVNISTIETAISSQGWPPVVNHDLRDGDGSGGPSNSRFGIDYPVADMADVMFNSGSSSGNSMESLFYITEDKGEPDEEKH, encoded by the exons ATGGAAGAGGTCATGAATTTCATCATGCGTGCTTTTGAATTAGCAAAAAATCTTGAACTAGAACTACCTAACATAACCAACCACCCTGAAATGCTATTCTCATCCATTGATGAAGTAGAAAAAGCATTTAATGCTGCCAAAGAAAGAGTAATGATGATGTTGTCCTCACAACAtgacacaacaacaacaacaaaaccttCTAATTCCTTTGCTCAAATTCCGTCTCATGATGTTTTCATGCAAAAAACTCAACATGCTCAAATTGGTGGAAGTGGAAGTGCAATTTCAATGCATGCACATTCAATGGATCAATTGCTTCTAATTCAACACCCTTTTGATGTGAGTGTTCTACTTGAGAATAAGATGAtaagtggtggtggtgatgttCACTTGTTAAGGTCTAGAGGAACTTTGAGGATTGGTGAAATGGGTGGTGGGAGGGATGTGGAAGGTTTAGATAGATCAAAAGGGATAGAAGGAGATCAAATGCAAGGAATAGAAACACCACCTTCAAGACCAAAAAAATG CAGGAAGAATGATTTGGAGAAGAGAACAGAGATGTATCCAGCACCTCAGATTGGAAACACTGAAATGCCACCAGAAGATGGCTTTACTTGGAGAAAATATGGCCAAAAAGAAATACTTGGCCGCAAGCACCCAAG AAGTTACTATAGGTGCACAcaccaaaaattatatttgtgtCCAGCCAAGAAGCAAGTGCAAAGACTTGATGAAAACCCTAACATAGTTGAAGTAACATATAGAGGTGAACACATTTGTCACAAATCCTTAACAGCACCATCATCATATCCACCACCACCAAACCTACTTGTCAACATTAGTACCATTGAGACTGCCATTTCTTCCCAAGGGTGGCCACCTGTGGTGAACCACGACCTCAGGGACGGAGACGGTAGTGGTGGACCCTCTAATTCAAGATTCGGCATTGATTATCCGGTGGCCGATATGGCGGATGTAATGTTCAACTCGGGTAGTAGCAGTGGCAATAGTATGGAATCACTCTTTTATATAACTGAAGATAAAGGTGAACCTGATGAGGAGAAACACTGA
- the LOC11434446 gene encoding transmembrane protein 87A: MSYTDHGGDRRHRRRNRPASISAMFLYLTFHSIITLVGASIHDYQNETFIRRANSFFFHGGSEGLYASKPIEFNHSLDNFPTGKSFIRFESINFRRTKESAAKASSMQQKTGLVEAIIIKVRDRNNIGGVYLNSDAICCTPELAKEGSCKLGEVIIRENPDEPNGPKRLQTFFEGQNEETNMVIQTVDINSTGMYYLYFMFCDPELKDTLISGRTVWRNPDGYLPGKMMPLMTFYGLMSLAYLFLGLVWFLWFVKYWKDVIQLHYHITAVIGLGMCEMALWYFEYANFNSTGSRPMVITVWAVTFTAVKKTVSRLLLLVVSMGYGVVRPTLGGLTSKVLLLGVVYFVASEALELVEHLGNINDFSGKTRLFLVLPVALLDACFILWIFSSLSKTLEKLQIRKSTGKLELYRKFTNSLAVTVLLSVLWIGYELYFNASDPLGELWRRAWAIPAFWILLAYALLIVICILWAPSRNPTRYSYSEETGDDFDEEAVAVVGSGVKMSGEMSTMLERKDRKASSTSLATDHHVFGVIEDLEEDKRE, from the exons ATGTCTTACACCGATCACGGCGGCGATCGCCGTCACCGTCGCCGGAACCGCCCCGCTTCAATCTCCGCTATGTTCCTCTACCTCACTTTCCATTCAATCATCACCCTTGTCGGTGCTTCCATTCACGACTACCAAAACGAAACGTTCATCCGTCGTGCTAATTCGTTCTTCTTTCATGGTGGTAGTGAAGGCCTTTACGCTTCTAAACCTATTGAATTTAACCATTCTCTTGATAACTTTCCCACTGGTAAATCTTTCATCAG GTTTGAGTCTATCAACTTCCGGAGGACAAAAGAATCTGCTGCAAAGGCAAGTTCGATGCAGCAAAAGACAGGGTTGGTTGAAGCTATAATAATTAAGGTGAGAGATAGGAATAACATTGGGGGTGTTTATTTGAACTCTGATGCTATATGCTGCACACCAGAGCTTGCTAAAGAAGGTTCTTGTAAGTTAGGAGAGGTTATCATCCGTGAGAACCCTGATGAACCGAACGGGCCGAAACGCTTGCAAACGTTTTTTGAAGGACAAAATGAAGAGACTAACAtggtcattcaaactgttgataTTAATAGTACTGGGatgtattatttgtatttcATGTTTTGTGATCCTGAACTGAAGGACACGTTGATTTCTGGAAGAACTGTGTGGAGGAATCCGGATGGTTATCTACCGGGGAAGATGATGCCATTGATGACTTTTTATGGTTTGATGTCTTTGGCTTACCTTTTTCTTGGTCTTGTCTGGTTTCTCTGGTTTGTAAAATATTGGAAAGATGTTATACAGTTGCATTACCACATTACTGCTGTTATTGGCCTAGGCATGTGTGAAATGGCTCTGTGGTATTTTGAGTATGCAAATTTCAATTCGACAGGAAGCAGGCCAATGGTAATTACAGTATGGGCCGTGACTTTCACTGCTGTCAAGAAGACAGTGTCACGGCTTCTTCTTTTGGTGGTTTCTATGGGCTATGGAGTTGTCCGTCCAACACTTGGTGGTCTAACCTCAAAAGTCCTTCTTcttggtgtggtgtattttgtGGCCTCAGAAGCACTTGAGCTGGTGGAACATCTCGGTAATATTAATGACTTCTCTGGAAAAACAAGGCTTTTCCTGGTGCTTCCTGTGGCTCTGTTGGATGCTTGCTTTATTCTTTGGATCTTTTCATCATTATCTAAAACCCTTGAGAAGCTTCAG ATTAGGAAAAGTACCGGAAAACTTGAGTTGTACAGGAAGTTTACAAATTCTCTTGCAGTGACGGTGCTGCTTTCAGTATTATGGATTGGCTATGAG TTGTACTTCAACGCATCAGACCCTTTAGGTGAACTGTGGCGAAGAGCATGGGCCATCCCAGCTTTCTGGATTTTGCTTGCTTATGCTCTCCTGATAGTGATCTGCATTCTCTGGGCCCCATCTCGAAATCCAACCAG GTATTCGTACTCGGAAGAGACGGGAGATGATTTTGATGAGGAAGCTGTCGCAGTTGTTGGAAGTGGAGTTAAGATGTCTGGAGAAATGTCTACCATGCTAGAAAGAAAGGATAGAAAGGCATCGTCTACATCACTTGCTACAGATCATCATGTATTTGGAGTTATTGAAGATCTAGAGGAAGACAAGAGGGAGTGA